The following is a genomic window from Sutcliffiella horikoshii.
GGTTGGTATGATAGGCTGGATATTTTACATAGTTTTGGCTGATGCCGGTGTGGATCCGGTGGTGGCTTCGTTTGTTGGGGCATTTATGGTGGCGCTTGTGGGTCATATTATGGCGAAGCGGTTCAGGATGCCGATGATTATATTCAGTGTTGCAGGGATTATTCCGCTTGTACCTGGTGGGTTGGCATATAATACGATGCGGCAAATTGCGGAAAATGATTATCTTGCTGCCATTCCCTTGGCGGCAAAGGCATTTATGATATCAGGTGCCATTGCGATGGGGCTTGTGTTTGCTGAGGTAATTATGCAGGTAGTCATGAATATCATAAAGCGGGCGACTAATAATGTTAAGCGTGAGGTGAGTTAGGTGACAAAGGAAATGACAGAACGGGAAACGGAGAAAATTCTGGAGGTCTGCCTGCTTGCCGGAAGAATTATGATGGAAGGGGGAGCGGAAACGTACCGGGTGGAGGATACGATGACAAGGATTGCTGCATCGTACGGTATCACAGAAACGCACAGTTTCGTTACTCCTACGGGAATCATTGTTTCGCTTCAAGGAGACAATCCTACACGGCTAGTAAGAATCAATTCTAGAACCACTGATTTAGAAAAGGTGGCACAAGTCAATCAGATCTCTCGTAAAATAGCTGCTGGGCAATTGAATGTGCAAGCGGCTCACCAATCATTAATCAAATTAGAAGAATCGCATCTCCTTTTTCCAATAAGCTATCAGATTCTCGCTGCGGCTTTTGTAAGTGGCTCTTTTCTGATTATGTTCAAGGGAGTTTGGACGGATTTCCTTCCTGCGATGATAGCCGGTGGGCTGGGGTATTCCGGTCTATTACTGATACAACATTACACGAGGGTTAAGTTCTTTGCAGAGTTTTTCGCTTCTTTGATAATAGGTCTTGTCTCACTGGCGATGGTTACCTTTGGTTTTGGGTTGGAACTAGACAAAATAATCATTGGGTCTGTTATGCCATTGGTTCCTGGCCTGCTTATCACCAATGCTGTCCGAGACTTGATGGTGGGGCATTTTGTTTCTGGTTTATCTAAAGGAGCGGAGGCGCTGTTTACAGCTTTTGCCATTGGAGCGGGTGTGGCGGTTGTTTTCCTCTGACCTGACAACCACTACACCCGTCAAAGCGTTGGAATATATTTCTCATTACAGTTATGACGGGCAATTAACAGTATATTTCGTTATTTTACAATAATTACTTGTTTTCAATGAGCGGAATTCATATTAGATTAATAGTATGAAAACTTTACAGAAAGTCCTCATAACTTTGTCGGTTGTCGCACTAGTCTTAGGTGGAAATACAGCTGCTCTGGCAGCTACTACTCACACGGTTCAATCCGGTGATACGATGTGGAAGATCGCGGTGAAATATCAGGTTGGAGTATCCGAACTGATCACAGCAAATTCCACACTCAAGAACCCTGACCTAATCTATCCAGGTCAAAGAATTACTATTCCAGAAAAAGGGGAGGGGCAAACACAAGAAGAGCAGGTTGCTAAGTTAGTAAATCAGGAACGTGCTAAGTATGGTTTAAAGCCTTTGAAGCTAAACTGGGAGTTATCCAGAGTTGCAAGATATAAATCTCAGGATATGATTGATAAAAGATATTTCAGCCACACGTCACCAACATATGGATCTCCATTCGATATGATTCGTAACTTTGGTATTTCTTACCGATCAGCAGGTGAAAACATTGCTGCTGGGCAACAAACACCACAAGAGGTCATGAATGCTTGGATGAACAGTGATGGTCATAGAAAGAATATCTTATCCAGCCAATATACGGAAATTGGAGTGGGCTATGCGAAAGGTGGCCAATATGGTCATTACTGGACGCAAATGTTCATCTCCAGATAAACGAAAGGCGGTACCTCACCGAGAGGGTGCCGCCTTTTCCTATGTTCGTTTTTAATTTCTCTCCATTTTAATCTGAAACTTATAACGGTCCCCTCTATAAACGGATTTAACTAGTTCAAGGGGTGTTCCATCATGAAGAAAAGTGTTGCGTTGAATATATAGCATGGGATGGTCTTTCTCGATAAATAATAGTTTTTCGTGTTCCTCTGAAGCTCTTACTGATTCTATCAATTGTTCCGCATGGGTGATACGTAAACCAAGCTTTTCTTCTACATAGGAATAAATAGAGGCCTTGACCTCTTCTTCTGTGAGGCCTTTTACCAAGTTCGCAGAAAGGTAGTTTGTTTCAAGGGCCATCGGTTCGCCATCAGCAAGGCGGATCCTCTTTATTTCATACACAGGGGCATATTCACTGATCTTCAGTTCATTTGCGATAAAACTGTTTGCCGGAATGACTTCAAAGTGGATCAATTTACTTGTTGGTGTCATGCCGCGTTTTTTCATATCTTCTGTAAAGCTTGTCAAACCTTGAAGGGGCTGCTCGATCTTTTTTTCAGAGACAAACGTGCCACTTCCTTTTTTTCTGTATAAAAGCCCTTCATTAACAAGGGAATTGATAGCCTGCCTTACTGTCATCCGGCTGATTCCATAGCTCTCGGCATATTCTCGTTCTGATGGGATGTTTTTACCTGGCAAGATGAATCCTGCTTCGATTTGGTTTTTTATATAAGATTCCAATTGATAGTAAATCGGAATAGGAGAAGTTTTATCAATCATTTAGGCTATTTCGCTCCTTTCAAGCAATAATGCTGGAAGTGTCGAGTACAGATTGGTCTGCCAAGATTTTCACACATGGATGCTTCTTTAAAATAGAAGCGGGAAAGTCCTCGGAAACCTCGCCATACAACAGTTGCTCATATGCCTTTTTCTTGTTGGCTCCGGCTACGAGCAGTAGAATTTCCTTTGCCTCCATAATAGAAGCGATTCCCATTGTGATGGCATGTGTGGGAACATCATCTATGTCTTTGAAGAATCGTGAATTAGCCTTTCTGGTCGAATCCGTCAACTCCACAATATGAGTCCTGCTGGAAAAAGAAGTGCCAGGCTCGTTAAACCCTATATGTCCGTTAGCTCCAAGGCCCAATATTTGAAGATCAATTGGTCCATGCTTCCTTAATTTCTCCTCGTATATGCTACATTCCATTTGTGGGTCCGTGCTCATTCCATCCGGTATAAACGTTAATTCATTTTGAATATCTATGTGCTGAAAAAGATGTTTTTCCATGAATGCATAATAGCTGTTTGGATTTTTTTTGTTCATTCTCACATACTCATCCAGATTAAAGGTGGTTACATTTTGGTAGCTTGTGCCGCTTGTTATATGATCTTTTATTAATTGTTCATACATGCCAGTAGGAGTGCTTCCCGTGGCGAGCCCGAGAACAATGTGAGGATTTTTTTGGACTTTCCTTGAAACATAAGAGGCTGCTTCTTTACTTAAAGCTTCATAAGAAGGGGTAGTGATGATGTCCATACGTTTACTCTCCTTTATACGACAGAATCCCATTACAGAAGGTCATTTTCACTTGCATTTCTTCATCCAAAATAACAATATCTGCATCTTTGCCAATCGAGATGCTACCTTTTCGATCCCACACACGAAGTCGTTTGGCTGGATTGGCTGATGCCATTTGGATCGCTTCCTGTATCGTGCAATCAGTGAATTTTCTCATGTTCCTAACGGCGTCTTTCATTTTCAGTACACTTCCAGCCAGGGTTCCATCTTCAAGAAGCGCCGTATGATTCTCTACCGTCACTTTTTGGCCTCCAAGCTCATACTCTCCATCTTCCAACCATTTTGCTCTCATTGAATCGGTTATCAATAGGATGTTATCCACTCCTTTAGCAAGAAATGTTGCTTTTACCATGGCAGGGTGAACATGGATGCCATCTGCAATCATTTCCAAAAAAAGTTCAGGATGTGCCAAGCCGGCACCTGCAACACCTGGTTCACGGTGATGACTGCCGCGCATTCCATTAAAGAAATGAGTAATATGCTCTGCACCGGCTTCCATTGCTTCCACAACCTCAGTATATAAAGCGTCGGAATGCCCAATGGAGGCGATGACTCCAGTATCAGATAGGTGCTTGACCAGTTCCAAACCATTTTTCCCTTCAGGAGCCAGAGTAACCAATTTAATGTGATTGCCAGACACTGACTGCATATGACGGAAAGTTTCTACTGAAGGCTCTAAAATAAAGGCAGGCGGCTGAGCACCGGCACGTTTTTCATTGATAAAAGGTCCTTCAAGATGCACTCCTAATACTTCGCTACCAATAGGATTCTGATGTTGACTAGAAACAAAGGTATTCACATTTTGTAATGCTCTTTCTAGTTCGGATTTTTCTTGTGTAATGGTGGTCGCTAAAAAACTAGTGGTTCCTTCTTTTGGTAGAGTCGTTGCCATGGTCTTCATACAATCCTTGTTTGCATCCATAACATCGGCCCCATTTAATCCGTGGATGTGTATATCGATAAAGCCGGGTGAAGCAAATAAGTCTTCCGATAAATGGATTTCCGGCAAATTTTCATCTTTAATGTAATTTTCTAAGGGACCAAATTCAGCAATTTTCCCCTCTTTGATAATCAAAAATCCATTTTCAATTACTTCCTCCTCCGTAACAACGTTCATGGAGAGGAGGGAATAACAATTTGATTGAGAAGCCATGTAAAAGTCACCTTTTCCTATTTATTATATGTATAGTTTAGCAAAAATATGTCTAGTTGTATATACCAATTTGAATATTGGTATATACAACTATCATCACGCAAATTCCAAAATTAATCTATCCAATTTTCTTATGAAATAATATACTATTAACAGAATAAAAGCATAGAATACTAGAAAGGTGAATCATCATGAATAACTTATCCATTCATATAAGAGATGCTGCAATAGAAGATCTTCCCGTAATAGTTTCCATCTATAATTCCACAATAGAAAGCAGGATGGTGACTGCTGATACTTCTCCAGTCACGGTGGAAAGTAGAAAGGAATGGTTTGATAAACATAATAAAAAAAGACCATTAAAGGTAGTGGAACTTAATAATCAGATTTGTGCCTGGATCAGTTTTCAAAATTTCTACGGGCGACCGGCCTATCAGGCAACAGCAGAGGTAAGCATTTATCTTAGCGAAGAAATTAGAGGAAAAGGACTAGGGGCAAAAATTTTAGAAAAAGCAATTGCAGAATGTCCAGCTCTTCAGATAGAAAATCTATTGGCATTCATTTTTGCACATAATGTCCCAAGTATACGTTTGTTTGAAAAATACGGATTTGAAAAGTGGGGATACCTCCCTGGTGTCGCGGAACTTGATTCTGTAAAAAGGGATTTGGTGATTATGGGGAGAAGAATAGCAGAGTAGGAGGAAGTAGAATGAAATGGAAATGGGGGCTCGTCATTTTCACAGGCATACTACTAGTAACAGGAACACTACTTGCATTTAATGAAGAGGTAAGGGGAGCGGCAAGGTTGGCCTTGACAGGGTCATCTGTTGTTACACTTTCCTCAGAAGAAGAATCCACAACAGTCATGGCGAAAATGGACGAAGGTGCAGGACTACAGGATGTATTTTCCCATGTTGAAGAAAATGGCTGGGTATTTGAAGAACAACTTGGTTCTACCTTTCTCTTTTCCAAAGGGGATGAGAGCCTTGTCATTATGATGAAAATGTGGACAAACCAATATATTGTTGCAGAGATGACAGAGGGGTAGGGTGAACATGCTAAAGCCGGTACCAATGCTTAGAACAGAAAGACTTCAGTTAAGGAGTTTAACATTAAGAGATTCAGATGCTATATTTTCTTACTTTTCACAACCGGAGATGACAAAATTCTATGGT
Proteins encoded in this region:
- a CDS encoding GNAT family N-acetyltransferase, translating into MNNLSIHIRDAAIEDLPVIVSIYNSTIESRMVTADTSPVTVESRKEWFDKHNKKRPLKVVELNNQICAWISFQNFYGRPAYQATAEVSIYLSEEIRGKGLGAKILEKAIAECPALQIENLLAFIFAHNVPSIRLFEKYGFEKWGYLPGVAELDSVKRDLVIMGRRIAE
- the safA gene encoding SafA/ExsA family spore coat assembly protein encodes the protein MKTLQKVLITLSVVALVLGGNTAALAATTHTVQSGDTMWKIAVKYQVGVSELITANSTLKNPDLIYPGQRITIPEKGEGQTQEEQVAKLVNQERAKYGLKPLKLNWELSRVARYKSQDMIDKRYFSHTSPTYGSPFDMIRNFGISYRSAGENIAAGQQTPQEVMNAWMNSDGHRKNILSSQYTEIGVGYAKGGQYGHYWTQMFISR
- a CDS encoding carboxylesterase family protein encodes the protein MKWKWGLVIFTGILLVTGTLLAFNEEVRGAARLALTGSSVVTLSSEEESTTVMAKMDEGAGLQDVFSHVEENGWVFEEQLGSTFLFSKGDESLVIMMKMWTNQYIVAEMTEG
- the nagA gene encoding N-acetylglucosamine-6-phosphate deacetylase is translated as MASQSNCYSLLSMNVVTEEEVIENGFLIIKEGKIAEFGPLENYIKDENLPEIHLSEDLFASPGFIDIHIHGLNGADVMDANKDCMKTMATTLPKEGTTSFLATTITQEKSELERALQNVNTFVSSQHQNPIGSEVLGVHLEGPFINEKRAGAQPPAFILEPSVETFRHMQSVSGNHIKLVTLAPEGKNGLELVKHLSDTGVIASIGHSDALYTEVVEAMEAGAEHITHFFNGMRGSHHREPGVAGAGLAHPELFLEMIADGIHVHPAMVKATFLAKGVDNILLITDSMRAKWLEDGEYELGGQKVTVENHTALLEDGTLAGSVLKMKDAVRNMRKFTDCTIQEAIQMASANPAKRLRVWDRKGSISIGKDADIVILDEEMQVKMTFCNGILSYKGE
- a CDS encoding threonine/serine exporter family protein; protein product: MTERETEKILEVCLLAGRIMMEGGAETYRVEDTMTRIAASYGITETHSFVTPTGIIVSLQGDNPTRLVRINSRTTDLEKVAQVNQISRKIAAGQLNVQAAHQSLIKLEESHLLFPISYQILAAAFVSGSFLIMFKGVWTDFLPAMIAGGLGYSGLLLIQHYTRVKFFAEFFASLIIGLVSLAMVTFGFGLELDKIIIGSVMPLVPGLLITNAVRDLMVGHFVSGLSKGAEALFTAFAIGAGVAVVFL
- a CDS encoding threonine/serine exporter family protein codes for the protein MLYILSQLGFSFIAAAGFGVLFNAPRRALIHCGTVGMIGWIFYIVLADAGVDPVVASFVGAFMVALVGHIMAKRFRMPMIIFSVAGIIPLVPGGLAYNTMRQIAENDYLAAIPLAAKAFMISGAIAMGLVFAEVIMQVVMNIIKRATNNVKREVS
- the nagB gene encoding glucosamine-6-phosphate deaminase, which gives rise to MDIITTPSYEALSKEAASYVSRKVQKNPHIVLGLATGSTPTGMYEQLIKDHITSGTSYQNVTTFNLDEYVRMNKKNPNSYYAFMEKHLFQHIDIQNELTFIPDGMSTDPQMECSIYEEKLRKHGPIDLQILGLGANGHIGFNEPGTSFSSRTHIVELTDSTRKANSRFFKDIDDVPTHAITMGIASIMEAKEILLLVAGANKKKAYEQLLYGEVSEDFPASILKKHPCVKILADQSVLDTSSIIA
- a CDS encoding GntR family transcriptional regulator, which codes for MIDKTSPIPIYYQLESYIKNQIEAGFILPGKNIPSEREYAESYGISRMTVRQAINSLVNEGLLYRKKGSGTFVSEKKIEQPLQGLTSFTEDMKKRGMTPTSKLIHFEVIPANSFIANELKISEYAPVYEIKRIRLADGEPMALETNYLSANLVKGLTEEEVKASIYSYVEEKLGLRITHAEQLIESVRASEEHEKLLFIEKDHPMLYIQRNTFLHDGTPLELVKSVYRGDRYKFQIKMERN